The following coding sequences are from one Lysinibacillus sp. FSL W8-0992 window:
- a CDS encoding ABC transporter ATP-binding protein, which produces MIAFENVTKTYENNQVAVNSINLEIKKGEFFVIIGPSGCGKTTLLKMINRLIHLTEGTIRINGKRISDYNIHELRWNIGYVLQQIALFPHMTIQENIAVVPEMKKWSTPEISQRVRELLEMVGLEPDKYSERKPKELSGGEQQRVGVIRALAADPEIILMDEPFSALDPISRTKLQDDLLELQRAIQKTIVFVSHDMQEALKLGDRICVMKDGEIVQIGTPQDIIQNPVNDFVQKFIGIKDDPFSVFTIQQVMEPFAEKAHQNYVHSSVAVDDSLQHILQQLAQQECVVVKNDTEIIGIITRQSMLHFLASKRGDAND; this is translated from the coding sequence GTTGCAGTGAATTCCATCAATCTTGAAATAAAGAAAGGAGAATTTTTTGTCATTATAGGCCCTAGTGGTTGTGGAAAAACGACACTACTAAAAATGATCAATCGATTAATTCATTTGACTGAAGGAACAATACGAATTAACGGTAAAAGAATTAGCGATTATAACATACATGAACTACGATGGAATATTGGTTATGTGCTCCAACAAATTGCTCTTTTTCCGCATATGACCATACAAGAGAATATTGCGGTTGTCCCTGAAATGAAAAAATGGAGTACGCCTGAAATTTCTCAACGAGTTCGTGAATTATTAGAAATGGTAGGGCTTGAACCAGACAAATATAGTGAGCGCAAGCCGAAGGAGCTTTCAGGTGGTGAACAGCAACGGGTTGGTGTTATTCGTGCATTGGCCGCAGATCCTGAAATTATATTAATGGATGAGCCATTTAGTGCACTAGATCCAATAAGTCGTACAAAATTGCAAGATGATCTTCTAGAGCTTCAACGAGCGATACAAAAAACAATCGTATTTGTTTCCCATGATATGCAAGAAGCGTTAAAGCTCGGGGATCGTATATGTGTGATGAAGGATGGGGAAATTGTCCAAATTGGTACACCACAAGACATTATACAAAATCCAGTAAATGATTTTGTACAAAAATTTATTGGGATAAAGGATGATCCGTTCAGTGTATTTACCATTCAACAAGTAATGGAACCATTTGCTGAAAAGGCGCATCAAAATTATGTTCATTCTAGTGTTGCAGTAGACGATTCCTTACAGCACATTCTTCAGCAATTGGCTCAACAAGAATGTGTTGTAGTTAAAAATGATACTGAAATAATTGGAATCATTACAAGGCAATCCATGCTACATTTTTTAGCCTCAAAACGAGGTGATGCAAATGATTAA
- a CDS encoding YheC/YheD family protein → MTIIGMLHHRLDPKTVLKSYAYAAVAKAEGVEFFYFTPRKVNFDNRTIDGKVLEDGQWHERVMPFPDVIYNAGSPEKLSVSKDIIERLKKEIPFTTHSIGNKWNVMERLKEAKEFDKYIIPTEIVKNIDVFHSYIAHHKKIVFKPIDGRKGKGIYFIIKIGDTFEVRQNSDNRMYSKPQLNALVNELLATGTFIMQPYIQSKMKSGQVYDFRLHVQKNGEGKWVVTTVYPRIAPHGSIIPNINNGGYTNYLDPFLEQEFQEEAFNIRRMLEHFSLSLARHLDDIQMTKFGEVIDEIGIDVGLDSQQRIWVYEVNWRPGCPPAFYLELDVVIHSIRYAKYLAENHQHVKKAKVKQKPKLVDAKPKPVEQKPKVVEPQPQPQPVEPKPNYVEAKTDKPIIAITGSAGKTTSKAFLGSILSKKWNVFESKDYWNTTEHTKKHAEEINESHQAVVLEYGMAYPGIITNHCSIIQPNISIVTNIGLAHVGNFDGDVRLVAKAKSELIQGMDQQGLLILNKDDDNSKYLLTDQFKGKILTTGVKTEADYRAYDIQYKENGMSFKMKLQGQEIQLFIPILGEHHVYNALNAIAVADYLGFTPQEIKAGLHFKKPPRRLTVYNCRENITVIDDTVHSHPQGVRAALEVLTNVGKKRRIAIIGQMRELGDLREEEYRKLGEYIADQSIDLLITYGFRTEEIGAAAKAKGMKQENIYHYTNKDQLHALLEELIKPDDTILVKGASKTNMFETVKFLDKTFKA, encoded by the coding sequence ATGACAATTATAGGGATGTTGCATCATCGTCTAGATCCTAAAACTGTTCTCAAGTCATATGCATATGCAGCAGTTGCAAAAGCAGAAGGGGTAGAATTTTTTTACTTTACACCTAGAAAGGTAAACTTTGACAACCGTACTATCGATGGGAAGGTATTAGAAGATGGGCAATGGCATGAAAGAGTGATGCCCTTTCCAGATGTCATTTATAATGCTGGAAGTCCAGAAAAATTATCGGTGTCAAAAGATATTATAGAGAGATTGAAAAAGGAAATACCGTTTACTACACATTCTATAGGGAATAAATGGAATGTTATGGAGCGGTTAAAAGAAGCCAAAGAATTTGATAAATATATTATTCCTACAGAAATAGTAAAAAACATCGATGTATTTCATAGCTATATTGCCCATCATAAAAAAATAGTATTTAAACCGATTGATGGTCGGAAAGGTAAAGGAATTTACTTCATTATAAAAATAGGGGATACATTCGAGGTAAGGCAAAATAGCGATAACCGTATGTATTCAAAACCCCAGTTAAACGCATTAGTAAATGAACTACTTGCTACGGGAACATTTATTATGCAGCCTTATATTCAATCGAAAATGAAATCGGGTCAAGTATATGACTTTCGTCTTCATGTGCAAAAAAATGGTGAGGGAAAATGGGTTGTGACGACTGTTTATCCACGAATAGCGCCACATGGCTCAATTATTCCTAATATAAATAACGGGGGATATACAAATTATTTAGATCCATTTTTGGAGCAGGAATTTCAGGAAGAAGCTTTTAATATACGACGAATGTTAGAGCATTTTTCATTATCTTTGGCACGCCATTTAGATGACATTCAGATGACGAAGTTTGGAGAAGTCATTGATGAAATTGGAATCGATGTTGGGCTAGATTCACAGCAAAGAATTTGGGTTTATGAAGTAAACTGGCGTCCAGGCTGTCCACCAGCATTTTATTTAGAATTAGATGTCGTGATCCATTCAATTCGCTATGCAAAATACTTAGCAGAAAACCACCAACATGTAAAAAAAGCGAAGGTCAAACAAAAACCAAAACTTGTAGATGCTAAACCAAAACCAGTAGAGCAAAAGCCTAAGGTTGTAGAGCCTCAGCCTCAGCCTCAGCCGGTAGAGCCAAAGCCAAATTATGTAGAAGCAAAGACCGACAAACCGATTATTGCAATTACTGGAAGTGCAGGAAAGACAACATCGAAGGCATTTTTAGGATCTATATTATCTAAAAAATGGAATGTATTCGAATCTAAAGATTATTGGAATACGACTGAGCATACTAAAAAACATGCTGAAGAAATTAATGAATCCCACCAAGCCGTCGTTCTTGAATACGGAATGGCCTATCCAGGGATTATTACGAATCACTGTAGCATTATTCAACCGAATATTAGTATCGTTACGAATATCGGTCTTGCCCATGTTGGTAACTTCGATGGTGATGTGAGACTAGTGGCGAAAGCGAAATCAGAATTGATTCAAGGTATGGACCAACAAGGGTTACTTATTTTAAATAAAGATGATGATAACTCGAAATATTTATTGACTGATCAATTTAAAGGGAAAATACTGACAACTGGAGTGAAGACGGAAGCAGACTATCGAGCTTACGATATTCAATATAAAGAAAATGGCATGTCCTTTAAAATGAAACTCCAAGGGCAGGAAATCCAATTATTTATTCCAATATTAGGAGAACATCATGTATATAATGCGCTAAATGCAATCGCGGTTGCGGATTATTTAGGGTTTACGCCACAGGAAATAAAAGCCGGTTTACATTTCAAAAAACCTCCAAGAAGATTGACGGTTTATAACTGTCGTGAAAATATAACGGTTATAGATGACACTGTGCATTCCCATCCTCAAGGTGTAAGGGCTGCTCTTGAAGTACTGACAAATGTCGGTAAGAAAAGGCGGATTGCAATTATTGGTCAGATGCGAGAACTAGGAGATTTAAGAGAAGAAGAATATCGTAAATTAGGTGAATATATTGCTGACCAAAGTATTGATCTTTTAATTACTTATGGGTTCAGGACCGAAGAAATTGGTGCAGCAGCAAAGGCTAAAGGAATGAAACAAGAGAACATATATCATTACACGAACAAAGATCAATTGCATGCCTTGCTGGAGGAACTGATTAAGCCTGATGACACGATTTTAGTGAAGGGTGCAAGTAAAACTAATATGTTTGAAACGGTTAAATTTTTAGATAAAACATTTAAAGCATAA
- a CDS encoding TetR/AcrR family transcriptional regulator, which yields MSSKADLKRAHIIHTAIQYLKEHDLHTLTLDKIAQKANISKGGLLYHFKSKDELYSAIAQTIMTEFVDSFEAITQLEHGTGKRTRGFILASQKDYEDGAWINIAIQIIQNDNHSISIAYEQLLESLLHDGLEPSIVHMIRLTIDGLYYSKLLNIAPVSKQVTETVFDQLLQMTRKDDQT from the coding sequence ATGTCATCGAAGGCAGATTTAAAACGTGCCCATATTATCCACACGGCGATTCAATATTTAAAGGAGCATGATTTACATACTTTAACGTTGGACAAAATTGCCCAAAAGGCGAATATCAGTAAGGGTGGTCTTCTGTATCATTTCAAATCAAAGGATGAGCTTTATTCGGCTATTGCACAAACCATTATGACTGAATTTGTCGACTCTTTTGAAGCTATAACTCAGCTGGAGCACGGCACTGGTAAAAGAACAAGGGGGTTCATCTTAGCTTCACAAAAAGATTATGAAGACGGAGCTTGGATTAATATTGCCATACAAATTATTCAGAATGATAATCACTCGATTTCCATTGCCTATGAGCAATTACTCGAAAGTCTGTTACATGATGGCCTTGAACCATCAATCGTTCATATGATTCGCTTAACGATTGATGGTTTGTATTATTCCAAGTTATTAAATATCGCACCAGTATCTAAGCAAGTAACTGAAACTGTTTTTGATCAATTATTGCAAATGACGAGAAAGGACGATCAAACATGA
- a CDS encoding DMT family transporter, with protein MSALGFLFIAIVAEVFASSMLKLTAGFKRLLPSLGVVIGYGAAFYFLSLTLQSLPIGTAYAVWAGLGTALTAVVGVVFYKEYFNVKKLAGILLIIIGVVILNLAGGSH; from the coding sequence ATGAGTGCATTAGGTTTTTTATTCATTGCAATAGTTGCGGAGGTTTTTGCCAGTTCAATGTTGAAACTAACTGCAGGATTTAAACGGTTATTACCTTCACTAGGAGTTGTCATAGGGTATGGCGCAGCCTTTTATTTTTTATCATTAACATTGCAATCTTTACCGATTGGCACTGCCTACGCAGTATGGGCAGGATTAGGCACAGCGTTAACGGCTGTTGTTGGCGTTGTTTTTTATAAAGAATATTTTAATGTCAAAAAGCTTGCGGGCATTTTATTAATTATAATCGGTGTGGTAATTTTAAACCTCGCCGGCGGAAGCCATTAG
- the opuFB gene encoding osmoprotectant update ABC transporter permease/substrate-binding subunit OpuFB (The ABC transporter OpuF is widely distributed in Bacillus species other than B. subtilis. OpuFA is the ATP-binding subunit, while OpuFB is a fusion of permease and substrate-binding subunits.), whose product MINFFDVLNERKGQLIASLIEHVQISFIALFFAVIIAIPLGIYLTNKKKIAESVIGISAALQTIPSLALLGLLIPLLGIGKTPAIIALVVYALLPILRNTFTGINEVDPSLKEAAMAMGMNTTRRLVKVELPLAMPVIMAGIRTAMVLIVGTATLAALIGAGGLGDIILLGIDRNNTSLIILGAVPAAILALVFDYLLKKLESLSFKRTVTALSAICVAAIVLIVLPFLNFNDKEDIVIAGKLGSEPEILINMYKLLIENDTDLHVQLKPGLGKTSFVFNALKSGSIDIYPEFTGTAIAEFLKEQAVSNDQEDVYKQAKEGMLEKFDMVMLNPMQYNNTYALAVSKQMAETYQLQTISDIKAIQDTIKAGFTLEFNDREDGYLGIQKRYGINIASITTMEPKLRYQAIQSDNIDLLDAYSTDSELRQYDLTVLIDDQQLFPPYQGAPLLRKETLEKYPELEKVLGKLANQITDDEMREMNYQVNVEGKNIEDVARTFLENAGLL is encoded by the coding sequence ATGATTAATTTTTTTGACGTTTTGAATGAACGTAAAGGTCAGCTAATTGCTTCATTAATAGAGCATGTTCAAATTTCTTTCATTGCCCTATTTTTTGCAGTAATTATTGCTATACCTCTTGGAATTTATTTAACGAATAAAAAGAAAATAGCAGAAAGCGTTATCGGTATTAGTGCAGCTTTACAAACAATTCCTTCATTAGCTCTATTAGGTTTGTTAATTCCGTTGCTTGGTATTGGGAAAACACCTGCTATTATTGCCCTTGTTGTCTATGCGCTTCTTCCCATTTTACGCAATACATTTACAGGCATAAATGAAGTAGACCCGTCTTTGAAGGAAGCGGCAATGGCGATGGGGATGAATACAACTAGAAGACTAGTGAAGGTAGAACTACCACTTGCGATGCCTGTAATAATGGCGGGCATACGGACAGCAATGGTCTTAATAGTCGGAACAGCCACACTAGCAGCATTAATTGGGGCCGGTGGGTTAGGAGATATTATTTTGCTTGGTATTGACCGCAATAATACATCACTTATTATCTTAGGTGCTGTACCAGCCGCTATTTTAGCATTAGTATTTGATTATTTATTGAAAAAGCTAGAATCACTGTCATTTAAAAGAACAGTTACGGCATTAAGTGCGATTTGTGTGGCGGCAATCGTGTTAATTGTGTTGCCATTCTTAAACTTCAATGACAAAGAGGATATTGTGATTGCGGGGAAACTTGGATCTGAGCCAGAAATACTGATTAATATGTACAAATTATTAATTGAAAATGACACAGATTTACATGTGCAATTAAAACCTGGACTTGGTAAAACTTCCTTTGTCTTTAATGCACTTAAATCAGGAAGCATCGATATTTATCCTGAATTTACAGGTACAGCAATAGCAGAGTTTTTAAAAGAGCAAGCGGTAAGTAATGACCAAGAGGATGTTTATAAACAAGCAAAAGAAGGCATGCTGGAAAAATTCGATATGGTCATGCTCAATCCAATGCAGTACAACAACACGTATGCATTGGCCGTTTCAAAACAAATGGCTGAAACCTATCAATTACAAACGATATCAGATATTAAAGCTATTCAAGACACAATTAAAGCAGGCTTTACGTTAGAATTTAATGATCGTGAAGATGGCTATTTAGGCATTCAAAAGCGCTATGGTATTAATATTGCTTCTATTACAACGATGGAACCAAAGCTTCGATATCAAGCTATTCAATCAGACAATATCGATTTATTAGATGCATATTCAACTGACAGTGAGTTACGACAATATGATTTGACTGTTTTAATAGATGATCAACAGCTATTCCCACCATATCAAGGTGCGCCATTGTTAAGAAAAGAAACACTCGAAAAGTATCCTGAGCTTGAAAAGGTATTAGGCAAGCTTGCCAATCAAATAACGGATGACGAAATGCGTGAAATGAATTATCAAGTAAACGTTGAAGGGAAAAATATAGAAGATGTAGCACGGACATTTTTAGAAAATGCAGGATTGCTGTAA
- a CDS encoding DMT family transporter, with protein sequence MKGYIYLTISIVCEVFATTMLKLSEGFTVLGPSIAVAFGYGISFYCLSLCLKTLPLSLAYAIWSGVGTALTVVLGIVIWGEIFNLYTAIGISLIIGGVILLNQGNQHHAH encoded by the coding sequence ATGAAAGGTTATATATATTTAACGATATCTATTGTCTGTGAAGTGTTTGCGACAACGATGCTCAAGCTATCTGAAGGATTTACAGTACTTGGTCCATCAATCGCAGTTGCTTTTGGTTATGGCATTTCTTTTTATTGCTTATCTTTATGTTTAAAAACTTTACCATTAAGTTTAGCCTATGCGATTTGGTCAGGGGTTGGGACAGCCCTAACAGTCGTTCTAGGCATTGTCATTTGGGGAGAGATTTTTAATCTCTATACAGCAATTGGCATTTCATTAATCATCGGTGGTGTAATTCTGCTCAATCAAGGGAATCAACATCATGCACATTAG